The following are encoded in a window of Elusimicrobiaceae bacterium genomic DNA:
- the rpmA gene encoding 50S ribosomal protein L27 gives MAHTKAQGSSSNGRDSHGQRLGVKRYGSQFVRAGEIIVRQKGTKFLPGTNVTRASDDSLFARVDGIVTFEWAYRGKKQISVYPKETETKKAAAPKAKKAPAKAKKTETK, from the coding sequence ATGGCACATACAAAAGCACAAGGTTCTTCCTCCAACGGAAGAGACAGCCACGGTCAACGTCTGGGTGTCAAACGCTACGGTTCCCAGTTCGTACGCGCCGGTGAAATCATCGTCCGCCAGAAAGGCACCAAGTTCTTGCCGGGTACCAACGTCACCCGCGCCAGCGACGACAGCCTTTTTGCTCGCGTTGATGGTATCGTCACGTTTGAATGGGCCTACAGAGGCAAAAAACAGATTTCCGTCTATCCGAAAGAAACGGAAACCAAAAAAGCCGCTGCTCCGAAAGCTAAAAAAGCTCCGGCCAAGGCCAAAAAGACGGAAACCAAATAA
- the rplU gene encoding 50S ribosomal protein L21: MEKNMYAIIETGGKQYWVKPGQDLQVEKLEAEVGANVELKVLWAASEEGTSADTKASQNAKVTAQVVKHLRGPKILVFKRRPKKGYERTRGHRQDLTQIKITDIVLG, from the coding sequence ATGGAAAAAAACATGTACGCAATCATCGAAACTGGTGGAAAACAGTACTGGGTAAAACCCGGTCAAGATCTGCAGGTTGAAAAGCTGGAAGCAGAAGTCGGTGCCAACGTAGAACTGAAAGTTCTCTGGGCCGCCTCTGAAGAAGGTACCTCAGCAGATACCAAAGCGTCTCAAAACGCTAAGGTCACCGCTCAAGTGGTCAAACATTTGAGAGGTCCGAAAATCCTGGTCTTCAAAAGAAGACCCAAAAAAGGCTACGAAAGAACCCGTGGTCACAGACAGGATTTAACGCAAATCAAAATCACCGATATCGTACTCGGGTAA
- the mnmA gene encoding tRNA 2-thiouridine(34) synthase MnmA — protein sequence MDKKTVLIGLSGGVDSAAAALLLKEQGYRVIGATMMIWDPSLPIPTNGHNQNACLSPEKEDVSEIRLLAEKIGIEYLTVDCREQYRKTVLENFRTEYAQGRTPNPCVICNSLIKFGVLPQAVHALGISFDKFATGHYARIEEKEGTFYLKTGLDPARDQSYFLHRLSQAQLADILFPLGNLGKAEIRALARKAGLAVADKEDSQDFYCGDYNDLLNFPNKSGDMILQDGTIIGKHTGIWGYTIGKRKGLGISGFKEPMYVVGIDAPNNKVIIGPKSALYKDTLQADNMCWTLGQPPAEEFDCKIKIRNLHYAAPAHVRVSSNGTEIKAQFKEPQLSITAGQSAVLYQDDIVLGGGIIL from the coding sequence ATGGACAAAAAGACTGTACTCATTGGCTTAAGCGGCGGAGTAGACTCCGCAGCAGCTGCTTTACTGCTTAAAGAACAGGGATACCGCGTTATTGGGGCAACCATGATGATTTGGGATCCTTCTCTGCCTATTCCTACAAATGGGCATAACCAAAACGCGTGTTTATCTCCGGAAAAAGAAGACGTGAGCGAAATCCGCCTCTTGGCAGAAAAAATAGGGATTGAATATTTGACAGTAGATTGTCGTGAGCAATACCGCAAGACCGTATTGGAAAACTTCCGCACAGAATATGCTCAAGGGCGCACGCCCAATCCTTGCGTTATTTGCAACAGCCTGATTAAGTTTGGCGTTTTACCGCAAGCCGTACATGCCTTAGGTATTTCTTTTGATAAATTTGCCACCGGTCATTACGCGCGAATAGAAGAAAAAGAAGGGACTTTTTATCTAAAAACAGGCCTAGACCCTGCGCGCGACCAAAGTTATTTTTTGCATCGTCTGTCACAGGCGCAGCTGGCTGATATTTTATTTCCGCTAGGCAATTTGGGCAAAGCGGAAATCCGCGCTTTGGCCCGAAAAGCCGGCTTGGCTGTAGCCGATAAAGAAGACAGCCAAGATTTTTATTGCGGAGATTATAATGATTTATTAAACTTCCCCAACAAATCCGGAGATATGATTTTGCAAGATGGCACCATTATCGGAAAACATACGGGAATTTGGGGTTATACCATCGGAAAACGTAAAGGCTTGGGCATCAGCGGATTTAAAGAACCTATGTACGTGGTAGGAATTGATGCCCCTAACAACAAAGTGATTATCGGCCCCAAAAGCGCACTTTATAAAGATACGTTGCAAGCCGATAATATGTGTTGGACTTTGGGCCAACCGCCCGCAGAAGAATTTGATTGTAAAATCAAAATCCGCAACTTGCATTACGCAGCACCGGCCCATGTGCGCGTAAGTTCGAATGGTACGGAAATCAAGGCCCAATTTAAAGAACCGCAACTTTCTATTACGGCCGGACAAAGTGCGGTATTGTATCAAGATGACATTGTTTTAGGCGGTGGTATCATTTTGTAA
- a CDS encoding HD domain-containing protein has translation MTDFKQENHKLTADEKLNLLVEFGTRISSELRLDKLLDIIARQITRMLNVGRCTIYLKDVERNELWSKIVQGKGLEHTEIRLPLDGNNIAAIVARTGETINLENAYEDDRFSMAIDMVTDFRTHTLLTIPLKNNNGKVLGVFQVANKADGSPFDNKDEGILLLLATLAASSIEIAKLYQDVHVAQLETIYRLAVTAEYRDQQDTRAHLKNISIISYLLALALGMTKKEAELIKNASPLHDIGKVALADNILLKPGKLSNEEFEIMKSHTVYGGRILEGAHSKVLQVAYKMSLYHHEKWNGAGYPKGLQGEDIPLEARIITVADVFDALCVSRVYKKAWKTDDAYQYILGESGKAFDPRIVAAFKKIYSSVKKLYLNQNTQTNEKPVPAMKSPETPVSVPNKPLPPRP, from the coding sequence ATGACTGATTTTAAGCAGGAAAATCATAAACTTACGGCTGACGAGAAACTAAATCTTCTCGTAGAATTCGGTACGCGGATTTCCAGCGAACTTCGGCTGGATAAACTGCTTGATATTATTGCGCGCCAAATTACCCGCATGTTAAATGTGGGCCGTTGTACTATTTATTTAAAAGACGTAGAACGCAATGAACTTTGGTCCAAAATTGTACAGGGAAAAGGCTTGGAACATACGGAAATCAGGCTTCCTTTGGACGGCAACAATATTGCCGCTATTGTAGCCCGAACCGGCGAAACCATCAATTTAGAAAACGCTTATGAAGATGACCGCTTTTCTATGGCCATTGATATGGTGACGGATTTCCGCACGCACACCTTGCTCACCATTCCTTTAAAAAACAATAATGGCAAAGTATTGGGCGTTTTTCAAGTGGCCAATAAAGCCGACGGATCCCCGTTTGACAACAAAGACGAGGGCATTTTGCTTTTACTTGCTACCTTAGCGGCAAGTTCTATTGAAATTGCCAAACTTTATCAAGACGTACACGTGGCTCAATTGGAAACCATCTATCGCTTGGCTGTGACAGCGGAATATCGTGACCAGCAAGATACCCGAGCACACTTAAAAAACATCAGCATTATTTCTTATTTGTTGGCCCTTGCTTTGGGCATGACTAAAAAAGAAGCTGAACTCATTAAAAATGCCAGCCCGCTGCATGACATCGGCAAAGTGGCTTTGGCAGATAATATTTTGCTAAAACCCGGCAAATTATCCAATGAAGAATTTGAAATCATGAAATCTCACACCGTTTACGGTGGACGTATTTTGGAGGGAGCTCACTCCAAAGTATTGCAAGTAGCCTACAAAATGAGTTTGTATCATCATGAAAAGTGGAACGGTGCCGGATATCCCAAAGGATTACAAGGTGAAGATATCCCGTTGGAAGCGCGCATTATTACCGTAGCGGACGTTTTTGATGCATTATGTGTCTCCCGCGTATACAAAAAAGCATGGAAAACAGACGATGCTTACCAATACATTTTGGGAGAATCCGGAAAAGCGTTTGACCCGCGTATTGTGGCTGCGTTTAAAAAGATTTATTCTTCCGTGAAAAAATTATATTTAAACCAAAATACCCAAACAAATGAAAAACCCGTTCCCGCGATGAAATCGCCCGAGACTCCGGTAAGTGTGCCAAATAAACCTTTACCGCCAAGACCTTAA
- a CDS encoding (Fe-S)-binding protein has protein sequence MKKKFYLNPFSPMSSSDGPKPLQSSIMRCTRCNACLQSCPSYLIKPEETSSPRGRVQLLRLILEGKIKAENHLPLIRQTSQSCLLCGRCSLSCAGAIAVAQQVLCLSKATSLKKLPTSLKIFWRIKESFPRLFDFFMGLVQFLRRYKLFTVFAISRKSPLYWAKYAHRTLPAPKRSFQKELKKINFHFSPLQPDFIYLPSFQACYIEPDIGQKSIQILNKKTHILFHTSSGLFEYLYGDNIRCLTQAKNLLTQWEKISSLKAPLVTDSWEIFAFLKNYPMLFSSLPGWQKRAERFSAKVRYIADFIKPKKSTKKLKTALDYSGLLFLPAENISHVRKILKTQAGKNLLECDYSRFPIPLEGGVVVRPFQTEKILLENVKDIARQQIKQVYCLSGWAALMLGNALKQHYPTAKAHHIVYLQDQYD, from the coding sequence ATGAAGAAAAAATTTTATTTAAATCCTTTTTCTCCCATGTCTTCCTCTGACGGACCAAAACCCTTACAAAGTAGCATCATGCGTTGCACGCGTTGCAATGCTTGTCTGCAAAGTTGCCCTTCTTATTTGATAAAACCGGAGGAAACGTCTTCGCCCAGAGGGCGGGTGCAACTGCTGCGTTTAATACTAGAAGGAAAAATAAAGGCAGAAAATCATCTCCCGTTGATACGCCAAACTTCTCAAAGTTGTCTGCTATGTGGCCGTTGCAGTCTCTCTTGCGCGGGGGCCATTGCCGTTGCACAACAGGTACTTTGTTTAAGCAAAGCAACAAGTCTTAAGAAACTACCGACTTCTCTAAAAATTTTTTGGAGAATTAAAGAATCTTTTCCTCGACTTTTTGATTTCTTTATGGGTTTGGTGCAATTTTTGCGTCGCTATAAATTATTTACAGTTTTTGCTATCAGCCGCAAATCCCCTCTTTATTGGGCTAAATATGCCCATCGTACTTTGCCGGCTCCTAAAAGAAGTTTTCAAAAGGAACTGAAAAAAATAAATTTTCATTTTTCCCCTTTACAACCGGATTTTATTTATCTGCCCTCTTTTCAAGCATGCTATATAGAGCCTGATATCGGCCAAAAATCTATTCAGATATTAAATAAAAAAACGCACATTCTTTTTCATACTTCTTCAGGCCTTTTTGAATATTTGTATGGCGACAATATCCGTTGTTTAACGCAAGCCAAAAATCTGCTTACTCAGTGGGAGAAAATTTCTTCCCTCAAAGCACCTTTGGTCACTGACTCTTGGGAAATCTTTGCTTTTTTAAAAAATTATCCCATGTTGTTTTCTTCTTTACCCGGTTGGCAAAAACGGGCCGAGCGCTTTTCGGCTAAAGTTCGCTATATTGCTGATTTTATAAAACCCAAAAAATCCACCAAAAAACTTAAAACTGCTTTGGATTATTCTGGATTATTATTTCTCCCAGCAGAAAACATTTCTCACGTGCGAAAAATATTAAAGACACAAGCGGGAAAAAATTTGCTAGAGTGTGATTATAGTCGTTTCCCTATCCCGTTGGAGGGGGGCGTTGTTGTTCGCCCTTTTCAGACGGAAAAAATTTTGCTTGAAAATGTCAAAGATATTGCGCGACAACAAATTAAACAAGTTTATTGTTTATCCGGTTGGGCTGCGCTGATGTTGGGTAATGCCCTCAAGCAACATTATCCAACGGCAAAAGCACATCACATTGTGTATTTACAGGATCAATATGACTGA
- a CDS encoding FAD-binding protein, protein MHISKHLISQLQNLLGKENVLTDEAALLLNGYDCSQSRHRPDIVLTFTNTCQLSPVVSLLWKEKIPFIARASATNHAGSCSAVYGGAVLNLNMLNHILSIDSRQKLAEVEPCVVTGDLQKEVSSLGFFYAPDPASEKVSTLAGNLAQNASGARCMKYGNTAEHTLAIDFITPDGQTHHLRHDQAGPDWLGLIAGSEGTLGLIKQMTVQLLPTPKHIKTFLTTFSSLENAIETVTALVAQGIIPRCIEAMDKITTEAVENFSHAGYPTDAQALLILELDGDIKTIQKQSPILEDICRQNHCLSFSAAKTEKKREKLWQGRRAAYSAMASLAPDVAVGDGTVPRSALPQALKKVRQIIDKHHITASLLFHAGDGNFHPQIVFDSRQAEQTQRVHKALQEILKTCVDFGGTISGEHGVGVQKRALMAYQYDGATLSLFQKIKRAFDPYLLANPGKIIPLQFAEKARLFNEENKKVQSLSQEIKKRFLNKTPSLICGLNTQLNSHAVHLLSVANLDEIVEIDKQNFTATVQAGVKLSRLIKALEQEKVYAQLPAQYAGSIGGLVSGKRYPAFTNQIISIQAILPNGDIVNYGGKFTKNAAGYNLCRLFTGSMGLLGIITKITFKIYAIIPPAYPLQNMSVIPTDALFQNMKKEIDPDFLFISEEVKSS, encoded by the coding sequence ATGCATATATCAAAACACCTCATCAGCCAATTACAAAATTTATTAGGCAAAGAAAATGTTTTAACGGACGAAGCGGCCCTTTTGCTCAATGGATACGATTGTTCCCAAAGTCGCCATCGCCCCGATATCGTGCTTACTTTTACCAATACATGCCAATTATCTCCTGTCGTTTCTTTACTCTGGAAAGAAAAAATCCCTTTTATTGCACGTGCTTCCGCCACCAATCATGCCGGCAGTTGTAGTGCTGTTTACGGAGGGGCGGTATTGAATTTGAATATGCTTAACCATATTCTTTCTATAGACAGTAGGCAAAAATTGGCTGAGGTAGAACCTTGTGTCGTGACGGGAGATTTACAGAAAGAAGTATCTTCTTTAGGGTTTTTTTATGCACCGGATCCCGCCAGCGAAAAAGTGAGTACCTTAGCCGGCAATTTGGCACAAAATGCCAGCGGGGCGCGTTGCATGAAATATGGAAATACGGCTGAGCATACTTTAGCAATCGATTTTATTACTCCCGATGGGCAAACTCATCATCTGCGCCACGATCAAGCCGGTCCCGATTGGTTAGGATTGATTGCCGGAAGCGAAGGAACTTTAGGTCTTATTAAACAGATGACCGTTCAACTCTTGCCCACACCCAAACACATTAAAACCTTTTTAACTACATTTTCTTCTTTAGAAAATGCTATTGAGACAGTGACAGCGCTGGTAGCACAAGGGATTATCCCCCGTTGCATAGAAGCAATGGATAAAATTACAACAGAAGCGGTGGAAAATTTTTCTCACGCGGGTTATCCTACCGATGCTCAAGCCCTGCTTATTTTAGAATTGGACGGAGACATAAAAACCATTCAAAAACAATCTCCCATTCTAGAAGATATTTGTCGCCAAAATCACTGTCTGTCCTTTTCTGCCGCCAAAACGGAAAAAAAGCGGGAGAAATTGTGGCAAGGGCGAAGGGCGGCTTATTCGGCGATGGCCTCTTTGGCCCCTGATGTCGCTGTAGGAGACGGCACCGTACCTCGCAGCGCACTCCCGCAAGCATTAAAAAAAGTACGGCAAATCATTGATAAACACCACATTACCGCTAGTTTGTTATTTCACGCCGGAGATGGGAATTTTCATCCTCAAATTGTTTTTGATTCGCGCCAAGCAGAGCAAACGCAACGGGTCCACAAAGCCTTACAGGAAATTTTAAAAACTTGCGTAGATTTTGGCGGAACAATTTCCGGAGAGCATGGGGTAGGTGTGCAGAAACGTGCTTTGATGGCTTATCAATATGATGGAGCAACCCTTTCTTTGTTTCAAAAAATCAAAAGGGCTTTTGACCCTTATCTCTTGGCAAATCCCGGCAAAATTATTCCGCTTCAATTTGCCGAAAAAGCGCGTCTTTTCAATGAAGAAAACAAAAAAGTACAATCCTTGTCGCAGGAAATCAAAAAACGTTTTTTAAACAAGACTCCTAGTTTGATTTGTGGTTTAAACACACAACTCAATAGCCACGCCGTTCATCTTTTATCTGTGGCAAATTTAGATGAAATAGTAGAAATAGACAAACAAAATTTTACCGCTACGGTGCAGGCAGGGGTCAAACTCAGCCGTTTAATCAAAGCCCTAGAACAAGAAAAAGTATATGCCCAATTACCCGCTCAATATGCAGGATCCATAGGAGGGTTGGTCTCCGGCAAGAGATATCCGGCCTTTACCAATCAAATTATCTCTATACAGGCCATTTTGCCAAATGGAGATATCGTAAACTATGGAGGAAAGTTCACTAAAAATGCCGCCGGATACAATCTGTGCAGGCTTTTTACCGGATCGATGGGCCTGCTGGGGATTATCACCAAAATAACTTTTAAAATTTATGCAATCATCCCCCCTGCCTATCCTTTGCAAAATATGTCTGTTATACCGACCGATGCACTGTTTCAAAATATGAAAAAAGAAATAGATCCGGACTTTTTATTTATTTCAGAGGAGGTTAAATCTTCATGA
- a CDS encoding metallophosphoesterase has protein sequence MSQSKPQRKIIVVGDVHGHYDAFVHILQHAELIDADLNWIGGRNRLVQMGDIFDRGPKSRQVDDLLDKVQQQANQGQGEVIRLVGNHELELLMSNFLISNFSKEEAKLVRDKLKRQVLNFEIRAAYAYKGFLFTHAGVTNKLMKIFKMQLDELTENNVAILANMIFREAIKHEFFRHPIFNISLNRSGTDRFGGIFWEDLEDLLVSCPRSQLRQVVGHTPVENIVIDNGRNIIPVDVGLHRKLQYLKITDDLPEVVTIS, from the coding sequence ATGAGCCAATCCAAACCACAACGAAAAATAATAGTCGTCGGAGATGTGCACGGGCATTATGATGCTTTTGTGCATATCTTGCAGCATGCCGAATTGATAGACGCTGATTTGAACTGGATTGGCGGCAGAAATAGACTGGTGCAGATGGGGGATATTTTTGACAGAGGCCCAAAATCTCGCCAAGTGGACGATTTGTTGGACAAAGTGCAACAACAAGCCAATCAAGGACAAGGGGAAGTGATTCGTCTGGTAGGTAATCACGAACTTGAACTGTTGATGAGCAATTTTTTAATTTCTAACTTTAGCAAAGAAGAAGCCAAATTGGTACGGGACAAACTTAAACGGCAGGTGCTTAATTTTGAAATTCGTGCCGCTTATGCCTATAAAGGCTTTTTATTTACACATGCCGGTGTCACGAACAAATTAATGAAAATCTTTAAAATGCAGTTAGACGAATTGACGGAAAACAATGTGGCTATTTTGGCCAATATGATTTTCCGCGAAGCCATTAAACATGAATTTTTTAGACATCCTATTTTTAATATCAGTTTAAACCGCAGCGGTACAGACCGTTTTGGCGGTATCTTCTGGGAAGATTTGGAAGATTTGCTTGTTTCTTGTCCGCGCAGTCAGTTAAGGCAAGTAGTAGGGCATACTCCGGTGGAAAATATCGTGATAGATAACGGAAGAAATATTATTCCGGTGGATGTGGGGTTGCATAGAAAATTGCAATATCTAAAAATTACGGATGATTTGCCGGAAGTAGTGACGATTTCTTAA